CCACCCCTGCCGTACCCTGCCGTGCCGTTTCCCACCCCCGCGTACCCGTTCGACCCGGCCCTCATCGAGGCGGGGCTGCACGACGCGCCCCGCCGGACGCCGCACGTCCCCTTTCCGGCCGTGGACGGCACTCCGCTCGTGCTCGGCGGCGTGCTGCGCAGCGACTCGCCGTTTCTCGACGCGACGCCGCTCGAGGCGCTACCGCCGGTCGACGGGATCCTCATCGTCCCGCTCACCCCGATCGTTTCCGAGCCGCTCGACGCGGCGGAGCTCGAGCCTCCCGCCCCCTTTGACCGCGCGGCCGTCGAGCGCGCCCGCGCGCGGGCGGCGCGCCCGGTCGAGCGCGTGGAAGCGACCGTGTGGAGCGACGACGGGGTGGCCGAACACGTCTGCGACGTGACGGCGTGGCTCGCCGGCGCGACCGCGCGGGAACTGGCCGCCCTCGTACGGGCCGCGTGGACGGGCGACGAAGCCGAGGAGGTCGCCGCGGCGCTCTCGGACGACGACCCCGAGGTGGCCGACGTGCTGCGCCACGCCCGGCGCACCGACGCCGGCGTGGTGGTGGAGATCGACGGCACGGCGGCGGTGGCGTGGCTCGCGCGGCACCGGCCCGCGGTCGCGGACGCGCTCGACGACGCGGCGGACCACCCAACGGACGACGCGGCGGACGAGGACTGACGGGACATCCGGGTGGGCGGCCGGGTACAACACCCGTGCCCACCGCCGCCCTTCCGTCGCGTTCGCTCCCGCTCTTCGACCCCGCCCCGGCGCCCGCGCCTAACGCCGCGGCGCCCGACGCCCCGGCGCCCGACGCGGGCGCCCGCGTCCGCCACCGCTGGATGCCGGAGCGCGTCCTGTTCACCAGGGACGCGCTCGCCGAGCGGTGGGGGCGGCAGATCTTCGGGCGGGTGACCGCGTTAGGCCTGCCGGCAGAGGCGCTCCGCGGCAACCGGCTGCCGAGCGTCGCGGGCGACGACCCGCGGGCGACGTACCGGGCCGCCAAGCGCACGCTCGCCGTCGTGAACGCGCCCGCCGGCCAGCTGAAGCTCGCGCCCATCCCGCCCTCGGCCGACTGGCAGTTCCACCTCGCGCAGGGGTGCCCGGCGCACTGCCACTACTGCTACCTCGCGGGCTCGCTCGCCGGCCCGCCGCTCGTGCGCGCGTACGGCAACCTCGACGCGATCCTCGGCAACCTCGCCGGCTACGTCGGGCGGCCGACGGGCGCGCGCGCGGCGGCCGAGTGGGGCGGCGACGGCGCGGGGCTCGACGGCGGGGCGCTGACTACGTTCGAGGCGAGCTGCTACACGGACCCGCTCGCCCTCGAGCACCTCACGGGCTCGTTAGGCGAAGCCGTCGTGCGCTTCGGCACCGACCCCGCGCTCGAGCGCGCGCGGCTCCGCTGGACGACGAAGTTCTCGTCGCCGGCGCTCGTCGCGCCGCTGCTGGGGCTGCCGCACGCGGGGCGCACGCGCTGCCGCGTCAGCCTCAACGCCGACCCGGTCGCGCGCCGCTTCGAGGGCGGGACGGCGCCGGTCGCCGAACGCCTCGCGGGGGCGGCGCAACTCGCCGCGGCGGGGTACCCGGTCGGGCTCGTGCTCGCGCCGATCATGCCGGTCGAGGGGTGGGAGGCGGAGTACGGCGCCCTGCTCGACGCCGCGCGCGCGGCGCTCCCGCCCGAGGCGCTCGCCCCCCGGACCCGCCTCACGGTCGAGTGCATCACGCACCGCTACACCGAGGGCTCGCGCGGGGTGCTCCGCGGGTGGTACCCGAACACCGCGCTCGAGATGGACGACGCGAAGCGCACGGCGAAGCGGACGAAGTTCGGGAACGCGAAGTACGTGTACCCCCGCGACGTGATGGCCGAGTTGAAGGGATGGTTCGCGGCGGCGGTGCGGGAGCGGTGGCCGGAGGCGGGGTGGTTGTACTGGACGTGACCTCGTCACCGCCCGCGCCGGGGCGGCGACGCTCAGGCTTCGGCGTCGCGCGCGAGGATCGTCGCGACGGTCATGTCGCCGGTCACGTTGACTAACGTGTTGAACACGTCCGGAATCGCGTCCGCCGCGATCAGCAGCCCGATCCCGTCTAACGGCAGCCCCACCGCGAGCAGCACCGGCGCGGTCACGACGAAGAGGCCGCCGCTCGGGATCCCCGGGTTGCTGAAGCTCATCGCCACCGTGACGAGCGTCATCGTCGCGATCTGGGCGGGGCCGAGCGGGACGCCGTAGAGGTGGGCGAGGAAGAGCGGCCCGGCGAGGTCGGCCACCGGCGTGTCGAGCTTGAACGTCGAGACGGCGAGGGGGAGCACGAAGCCGGTCACCGCGGGGCGCTCGCCTAACGTCGCGCGGAAGCCGGCGATGAGCGCGGGGAGCGAGGCGAGCGACGAACGCGAGCTGACCGCGACGGCCTGGGCCGGGAGTACCGCGCGCGCGAAGGTCCGCATCGAGACGCGCCCGAACGCGGCGGCGACGGGGTAGCAGAGCAGCGTTACGACCGTGACGAGCCCGCAGAGGATCAGCACGTAGCCCCCGACCGCGCCGATCGCCCCGGCGCCGAGGTCGCGGCCTAACCCGGCGGCGAGGGCGAGCACGCCGATTGGGGTGAGCGCGAGCACCCAGCCGACGACGACGAGCATCGCCTCGCTCACCGCACGGAAGAACCCCGTGACGAGCGCGCGCGGCTCGGGCGCGAGTCGCGTCACCGCGGCCGCGAAGAGCAGGGTGAAGACGATGAGCGGGAGCATCGCGCCGTCGACCGCGGCCTTGAGCGGGTTGGCGGGGACGAGGCCGGTGAGGAAGCCGCCGAGCGTGGGCACCTCGGCCGGCGTGCCGGCGGCGGCGGTCGCGTGTGCGCGGAGTGCGGCGGCCGCGCTCGCGTCCACGGGCACGTAGCGGAAGAGCGTGGGCGCGGCGAGCGCGGCGATCAGCGCGCAGCCGGCGAGCAGGACGACGAACCAGACGAGCGCGCGGACCCCGAGCCGCCCCACCGCGCCGACGTCGGCCACGCCCGCGACGCTCGTGACGAGCATCGAAACGACGAGGGGAACGAGGGTCATCCGGATCGCGTTGACCCAGAGCGCGCCGAGTGGCGCGAGCGCGTCGACCACGCCGGCGAGCGCGCCGTTGTGGGTGCTCGTCGCGACCGCGCCGAGTGCGGTGCCGGCGGCAAGCGCGAGGAGGGCGAGGACGGTCGCGCTCGGCAGACGGCGGGCGCGGGCGACGGGCTGGTCGGTCGAATCTGGCACGGCGGTGCGCAGGGCAGGTTGGGGACCGTTGTACGGCGCGGACGGCCGGTCCATCATCCCCGGATGACCGATTTCCGGATGACGGATTCGCCGATGACCGACGCCCACGCCGACACGCCCGCAGAAACGTGGGAGATCTGGAAGGAGTTCACGTTCGAGGCGGCGCACCGGCTGCCGCACGTGCCCGAGGGGCACAAGTGCCGGCGGCTGCACGGCCACTCCTTCCGGGTCGAGGTGCACGTGCGTGGGCCGCTCGCCGGGCCGGCCGGGTGGGTGATGGACTTCGGCGACCTCAAGGCCGCGTGGGCGCCTGTCCACGCGGAGCTCGACCACTACTACCTCAACGACGTGCCCGGACTGGAGAACCCGACGAGCGAGGTGCTCGCGCGCTGGCTGTGGCGGCGGCTCCGGCCGGCGCTGCCGGGGCTCGCGCGCGTCGTCGTGCGCGAGACGTGTACGTCGGGGT
The Gemmatimonadetes bacterium T265 genome window above contains:
- a CDS encoding spore photoproduct lyase; protein product: MPERVLFTRDALAERWGRQIFGRVTALGLPAEALRGNRLPSVAGDDPRATYRAAKRTLAVVNAPAGQLKLAPIPPSADWQFHLAQGCPAHCHYCYLAGSLAGPPLVRAYGNLDAILGNLAGYVGRPTGARAAAEWGGDGAGLDGGALTTFEASCYTDPLALEHLTGSLGEAVVRFGTDPALERARLRWTTKFSSPALVAPLLGLPHAGRTRCRVSLNADPVARRFEGGTAPVAERLAGAAQLAAAGYPVGLVLAPIMPVEGWEAEYGALLDAARAALPPEALAPRTRLTVECITHRYTEGSRGVLRGWYPNTALEMDDAKRTAKRTKFGNAKYVYPRDVMAELKGWFAAAVRERWPEAGWLYWT
- the gltP_1 gene encoding sodium:dicarboxylate symporter encodes the protein MMDRPSAPYNGPQPALRTAVPDSTDQPVARARRLPSATVLALLALAAGTALGAVATSTHNGALAGVVDALAPLGALWVNAIRMTLVPLVVSMLVTSVAGVADVGAVGRLGVRALVWFVVLLAGCALIAALAAPTLFRYVPVDASAAAALRAHATAAAGTPAEVPTLGGFLTGLVPANPLKAAVDGAMLPLIVFTLLFAAAVTRLAPEPRALVTGFFRAVSEAMLVVVGWVLALTPIGVLALAAGLGRDLGAGAIGAVGGYVLILCGLVTVVTLLCYPVAAAFGRVSMRTFARAVLPAQAVAVSSRSSLASLPALIAGFRATLGERPAVTGFVLPLAVSTFKLDTPVADLAGPLFLAHLYGVPLGPAQIATMTLVTVAMSFSNPGIPSGGLFVVTAPVLLAVGLPLDGIGLLIAADAIPDVFNTLVNVTGDMTVATILARDAEA
- the ptps gene encoding 6-carboxy-5,6,7,8-tetrahydropterin synthase, with product MTDFRMTDSPMTDAHADTPAETWEIWKEFTFEAAHRLPHVPEGHKCRRLHGHSFRVEVHVRGPLAGPAGWVMDFGDLKAAWAPVHAELDHYYLNDVPGLENPTSEVLARWLWRRLRPALPGLARVVVRETCTSGCSYAGAPPP